The Miscanthus floridulus cultivar M001 chromosome 17, ASM1932011v1, whole genome shotgun sequence genome has a window encoding:
- the LOC136518570 gene encoding uncharacterized protein, with amino-acid sequence MTIQFTDAAISVSPPRAKILRMRHSVSLKGDIDVDGRPHPCQLNLFNLLLASCHLLTRRSSSVVAHFFGALNGIKEVNEEPKEADYFGEIVIAPFVDMSHMR; translated from the exons ATGACAATTCAGTTTACAGATGCTGCCATATCAGTTTCTCCTCCAAG GGCTAAAATATTGAGGATGCGACACAGTGTGTCTTTGAAAGGAGACATTGATGTCGA TGGAAGGCCTCACCCTTGCCAGCTGAACCTGTTCAACCTTTTATTGGCATCCTGTCATCTGCTAACCAGGAGATCATctagtgttgttgctcacttCTTTGGTGCTTTG AATGGAATAAAGGAGGTCAATGAAGAGCCGAAGGAGGCAGATTACTTTGGGGAAATTGTTATAGCTCCATTCGTGGATATGTCACATATGAG GTAA